ccagcccctccccacccctggcaggTCTATGGCTCCCAGGTCATGAGACCCCCCAGGCAGGGACAAATAAAGCTGATAGGGGACAGCGCTGTGGTCCCAGCCTATGaggcaggctggggaaggggctgggcaTGGGGTGCGGGTGAGCACAGACATGTGTGGGGGCGTGTGCGGGGCAGGCCTGGCATGCAGGGTCCTGTCGGGGTGGGGCGTGGAGGGGTGGGTGTGTGCAGGGTGAGCCAGGGCATGAACGCAGGATGCGGACGTGGTGTGGACATGTCTGGGTGCATGGGTGTGCGCGGGGTAGGGTGTGTGCAAGGTGTGAGTGGGGCAAGGACGTGGGCAGGGGTGCGGGTGAGCGTGGAGGCGTGCAGGTGTGTGGGGGCAGAGCCAAGGCCCCACTACTGGGGTCTTGGCCCAGGGGTGGCTGTTACCTGGCGATGGGCCGGTGTGCTTGGCTGATACTGCAAAGTCTTGGGAGTCCCAGGAGTGGGGCCAATGGGCTTCCTAATGTGGCCGGTGAGCTAGGCTGTCGGGGAGCAAGGCAGGGCCTGCCAGAGGCACACCCGAGGTTTGCCGACGGTGCGCAGAGGTGCGGGACAGAGAGCGGTCCAGGATGAGGACTGGAGTTTGTGTTCCCACCTGCATCCGCCTGCCCATGTCAGGAGGCACCTTGGGCCAGAAGGCTGGATTTGGAGGGCCCTCCTGCACGGGACTGAGGCCAGAGCTGGTCAGTGCCACTTCCCGACCTCGGAATGACCCTGGTGTCCCTGGGTGCATGACACGGGTcctgcacacgcgtgcacacagcACTGGGCGTTGGCCCTCGTCTGAAGAGCCAGAGGCTTGTGCCACCTGTgagtccctgccccccacccaaagGCAGCCCAACTCCCCCACTGCGCTGGGAGAAGATGAGGGGAGCCTCGCTCCCTCCGACTCCTGCTGCCCAGATTGTCGCCCCAGCTGAGGGCCTGCCCTCAATCCCTGACACATCTCATCTCTTGGCCTCTGACCCCCCAGGTTGGCCCCCCGGTGCAGAGCACTGCTTCTCACACCTCAGGGCAGGGTGTGAGAAGCTAGAGCTAGGCTCAAAAGCCCCGTCTGGGGGTCTCCTCAAGCTGGCCATGGGCGTGGTGGGGACATGTACACCCCAGGAATTAGCAAACACTGCAACAGGGCTCCCACACATGCCTAGACCACGCACCAAGGGGCTCCTCCTCTCCTCACTTCTCCTGGGGCTCCGTCTTGGGAGGAAGCAAAGAGTTGGGGGCCCTCCTGCAACCCTTCTCTGGGTTCCTGCAGAGGTGGGACTGTCCGGTCAGGGGCAGGGACAGATCCTGGAACAGCTGGGGTTAGAACCCAGGGAGAGCAGCCAGCCTGGCAGATGGGGAGTCGGAGTCATTCCTGGGAGGGTGTTGGGACCCCTGGCATGCGTCCCTGCCTGGGGGGGAGGGCTGAGCATGTGCGTCTGTGTATCTAGAagtgtgtgcacatatgcatCAGTGTGTcagtgtgcacgtgtgtccgAGTGTGGTTACAGTGTGCGTGTGCACCAACACGTTTGTGTATAAATGTGTGCAGATAGGagtgtgtgtgtcttggtgtgaggACACCTGTGCATTTAATTCTTAGTGTGTGCACACGCGAGCGTGCCTCTGTGCCTGTGGGTTCGTGTGTGCAgctgcatgcatgtgtgcgtcTGAGTGCATGTGTGGGTGTGCATTTGAGGAGGGCTTGTGCGTGTGTGGCTCTGAGAGGGCACTGCACACAGATGTGAGGAAGAAGGGTCACTTCCCCAGGAACCCCAGCTgccccctcttcctgcccccacccgcGGGGAGAGGCCCCAGCTGCATAAAGAGGAGCTTCCCCGGAGCCCCCGCCTGCCTCCGAGGCTCCATGCCACACCTGCCCACGCTGCTTCCCAGGCCCAGAGGGAGGAGGCCAGAAGCGGCAGGCACTCAGGGGTCTCCTGCCCCCAAACTACCCCGAAGCAGGTACTGGCCTTggtcaggaaggagggagggtgggcacTGGGGGgctgcagcccctctccccttcctggaggCACAGGACGATGAATGGCAGCAGCATTCTCTCCTGGGCACAGGCCCACCTGGGGATCAGCACTGGTCTGGGATGTGATGAGTGGCCCCGTGGCTGTCTCCAAGTGTCACGGATGCCCTAATGTCTGTGTGCCTTGCTGGACCAGTCCCCAGCCTGGACAGATGCCTGGCCTCCCTTGGCTTCCCAGCGGGGCTGTCCTGGCTACAAGACTGCCGAGGACAGGGTGGGTGGTGTCAGGACGAGAGGGGGAAGCAGCCCAGAGGGCTGGGCAGCGGTCTGTGGGCCAGCAGGGTCCCTTGAGGGGGGTAGGTAGGAGTCTGGGGGTCCTTtgtggagagggaggaagcaaaGGCTCAGTGTAGGGTGGGGAAATGGAAGTGGGGGGGATTGTGCTGCTGGGGGAGACTGGGGACCCAAGGagctccaggggctggggctggggactgAGGAGCTGGGGGCCTGGAGGGCTCTGGGGTGCTGGGAACAGGACCACATGAGACCCTCTCCAGTGGCCTGGACCCTGCCTGAGTGGGGCAGGGGCCATGGGTCTGGGTTGAGGCCCTGCAGCCCCCAGACCCTGAGTGGGGCTGGCCTTGGTCTCCTTATTGGCTctcagggcctggggtggggtccccagagctgggggagggccaCGGCTTGCAAGGGGCCAGtgtttctgggggtggggagggtatgGGGGGCTGCGCTACTACAGGCCTCGGGGACCAGGGGAGGGGTCTTGTGGTGAGCCAGGGCTTCTGCCCAGCCTGTGCCCACGAAGGCCCTGGCCACTCCCATATCAATACCCCAGGCCAGGTCAGGACCGAGGGAGGGCACGGTGCTCCTGGAAGGGCTGCCCCTTTTACTAAAGGTGGtgagcaacccccccccccccccccccgcccccggcagtCAGGGTCCCTGGCTCCAGGCGCTAGagatctccccctgccccagtgcTCCCGTGACTCTCTCCCTGGGGAGTGCTGCTCCTGGTCCGCGggtcctgtctcctccttcccacccctgccccccccccccccccccccccccccccccccgttgagCTTGGCTCTGGGCCCCTGCAGGTCCCGCCCCCTGCCCCTATGACCAACATGAGCTGGAGCTTCCTGACGCGGCTGCTGGAGGAGATCCACAACCACTCCACGTTCGTGGGCAAGGTGTGGCTCACCGTGCTGGTGGTCTTCCGCATCGTGCTCACGGCCGTGGGCGGAGAGTCCATTTACTCGGACGAGCAGACCAAATTCACGTGCAACACGAGGCAGCCAGGCTGCGACAACGTCTGCTACGACGCCTTCGCGCCCCTGTCCCACGTGCGTTTCTGGGTCTTCCAGATCGTCGTCATCTCCACGCCCTCCGTCATGTACCTGGGCTACGCGGTGCACCGCCTGGCCCGCGCCTCGGAGGAGGAGCGTCGCCGCACGCCCCGCCGTCGCCCCGGCCCTGGCCGCCGTCCGGCCCGCGCGCCCTTGCCTCTGCCCCCGCCGCCGCACCCCGGCTGGCCCGAGACCGCCGGCCTGGGCGAGGAGGAGCCCATGCTAGGCCTGGGCGAGGAGGATGAGGAGTCGGGGGCGGCCGATGGCCTGGGCGAGGAGGCCGAGGCCGAGGACACCGGCATGGCCAAGGGCGCTGGCGGGGAGGTCAAGGCGGCGGGGGCCCCGGGTCCGGGCGGGCAGCACGATGGGCGGCGGCGCATCCAGCGCGAGGGCCTGATGCGTGTGTACGTGGCCCAGCTGGTGGCGCGGGCCGCCTTCGAGGTGGCCTTCCTGGTGGGCCAGTACCTGCTGTACGGCTTCGAGGTGCGGCCCTTCTTCCCGTGCAGCCGCCAGCCCTGCCCGCACGTGGTCGACTGCTTCGTGTCGCGGCCCACCGAGAAGACCATCTTCCTGCTGGTCATGTATGTGGTcagctgcctctgcctgctgctcaacCTCTGCGAGATGGCGCACCTGGGCCTGGGCAGCGCGCAGGACGCGGTGCGCGGCCGGCGCCCCCCTCCAGGCACCCCGGGCCCCGCGCCGCGCCCGCCGCCCTGCACTCTGCCCGCCGCGCCCGCCGGCCTGGCCTGCCCGCCGGACTACAGCCTGGTGGTGCGCGCAGCTGAGCGCGTGCGCTCCCACGACCAGGACCTGGCCAGCCTGGCACTGCAGGCGCTGCGGGAAGGGCACGCGCTGGGAGACCGAGACAGCCCGCCGTGCCCCGGCCTCCCCGCGGCGGCCCGGGGGCCTCCGCGGGCCAGCGCCCCCGCCTCCGGGTCCGGCAGCGCCACGTCGGGAGGCACGGGCACGGGCACAGGCGGGGGCCAGGCCAGGCCGGGTGCCAAGCCCAGGGTGGGCTCAGAGAAGGGCAGTgccagcagcagggaggggaaaaCCACCGTGTGGATCTGACGGCCTGCCCTTGATGTTGTCTGTCCTCCCTCCAGGCCAGGGCTGATGTAGGGGGCTCTGGGGGAAAGCCAGGAGCTGGACACGCAGGTCCCAGAGCATGCCCCgtcctcttctttctccccccaTCCCTCGGCTGCCCGCACACttgagaggggtgggaggggggaaggcATCGCCTGCGTCACCTACGCAACACCTTCCCCTCCCTGCATTGAGTCCCTGCTCTGTCCAGGGTAGGACCTGCAAGGGTCTCCGCTTGGATCCCTAACCCCGGAAGATGTGGATGGGACTGAGGCTGGGGCACTGTTCCTCATGCCCCCAGGGCCACTCCTAGCCTCACATGTGGGGGTGCTTGGCCCTTTCCTCTGAGCTTCTCTTGGCTCGCTGGCTGGTGCCTCAGGACAAGGgctctcctcccctgctcccctgcagcAGCTCATGTTCCTCACGTAGGGGTGCCTGGCCTGGGGAATTGGGGGCACTGTGCTGGGTCCCTACTCCCTGGGGCtccttccccacacccccaccccaaccccacttCCTGTTTCCTGCAGAGCTGGAAACAATCCTAGATCTTTCTTgtacagaagaggaaatcaagGTCAGATGGGCCCAGCCCCGCTGGGCCCCAGAGGGGGAGCTGCCCCATCCTCCTCTGAGAAGTGTGGGGCAGCCCTGGACCACACTCTCCGTTCCCCACCTAGACAGCTGGACAGAGGCCCTGGGGTGGACAGACCACACCCTCTGGAGCTTTCTGCACTGGTGTGGTATGGCGCCTTGCCCTGGgacatactggaagtcctacaaAGATGTTGGCTCACCTTGTGCCGGGTCATGCTCAGGGCTTCTTTGTTGGCCATTCTGGGGGAAGGGGTTCCGGTGCTCCTATCTACCCTTTCTCTGCCCTCTAGCCCCCTCCCTAATTCAAACACAGCCTCCAAAacaaaggaagcaaaataaaactaaCTTTTGTTTACAATTGCGTGTGGGGTGCATGGGGgggcatgcacacgtgtgtgaaGTGTGCACAGGTGTGTGATGTGTGCACATGtaagtgtgtgcacacatgtgggAGAAAGcacgtgtacgtgtgtgtctACCAGTGCCCTTCAGGGACACGTGGCTCAGCTCCAGGCTGGCTGGGAGAAGCAAGGCTGAGGCCACGTGGGTGCCTATCTGTGCCAGGCAGCGGGCAAGGGTGGGGGGCACAGCCGAACACACAGATGGTGAGAACAAAGAAGGCGGGCAGGCCCACACACTCAGAGCCCAAGGTCAGCCTGCAGTCagaggacagagaggcagaggacaGTGGACAGCATTATCCGGACACTGGCCACAGCCTGCAGTGTGAGGTGCAGGGGTGACACACAGGTGGGGGGTGTGAGCTGCTGCCAGCAAGGAGCCCCCTCCGACTTGACTTAGGTGACCCCAGctgtcccccaacccccttcaGGCCCAGCGCAGGCTGTGACAAACCCTCCTGGCCTGCAAACCCTCTTTAGTGTCCCCAGGCCAAACCCAGACCAGAACCCCAATGTCGGCCTGCCTCTGATGCTCAGGGCACACGGAGTCCCCCAGGGGAGTCCCACCCCAGGAAGTCCTGGAGGGCCCAGCCAATTCAGATTCAGAGCAGAGACACACGTCACCTCTGCAAGAGAGGAAGTCTCATGGGGACCGGCAGCCTCTGATTTGGAGGTGTGCTGCTGGCACTGTTGTCCTGGGGGAGGCCGGGTTTCTGCGGTGGGGCCTCTCTGTGTGGCCTGGGcctcctcacagcatggtggctcaAGAGAACCTGGCAAAGGCCAATGACTCTCGTCACCAGCCCCGAAGTCACACCATTTCCACTGCAGCCACAGGCCTGCGGGATCCAGGAGCAAACAGGATCCTGCTGGGTGGGTCAGCGTTACATTTTAAGAGGCACACGTGGGATAGGACATCTGATTGTTGTCTCTTGGAGACACATGGACCCTGCAAGCCTTGGtcatctgcccccacccccgtgccATTGATGAAGGACAACCTCCTCCCCCTCTGGGGACTGGTCTCGGGGACTTTCCGGTCACTGGCTCTTCTTAAACCACAATCCTGACATCCGTCTGTAAATCGTCTCTAGGGTGTAGCTTGTCCACTTTCTGTATCTCAATCTGCCTTCCCCCCATCCCATTCTTAATTGGTCTAGATGCAATCTGAGGCAGCTTGGGTCAACAGGAGGAGGACCtgcctgggggctgctggggaaaCAGGTTTGCTGTGTGTCCCCGAATACAGAAGTCATGCGTGGGTCAGGCTGAGTGTCCATGCCCAGTGATTTGTGCCAACACTGGCCTAGATGTCATGGTGAAGGTGTGTTTGTAGATGAGATTAACACTGACAGTCAGCACGCTTtggtaaagcagattgccctccccaatgtgggtgggcctcattcaatcaggTGATGGTTTGAGGAGCAAAGCCTGAAGTTCCTGATCAGTCTGATGGTTATATTTGTGTCAGCCTGACTGGCTGGGTGCCCAGAGTAAGCGCCATTCGGGGGGTGTCTTTGAGGTGATTCTGCATGAAATTCACACTAAATCTGCAGACTGAGTAAAGTAGATGACCTCCCCAGTGTGAGTGGGCCAGAACTAATCAGGTGAAGGCGTGAGTAAAACAAAAACGGGAAGTCAAAGGGAACTCTCTTTGCCGGAGTGTTTGAGCTGGCACAAGGGTCTCCCATCTTCAGACTCAGATCAGGCTGGAACTACACCCCGGCTCTCCTGGGtccccagcctgccctgcagGTTTCAGACTCACCAGCCCCATAATCACATGAGACAATTCCTTAAGGTAAATCTCTCTATATacatatcctattggttctgtctctctggagagCCCCAGCTAATACACATCCCATCAGCCAGAGCCTGTTAACAGGACATCCCGTCCCAGGGACCCATCAGTTTTGTGACCTTTCCACAGTGATGACTTAGGTTCTGTGGTCACACCCTCCCCACGGACGTCACGGGCTGCCCCAGGCCTGCAGCCTCCCTCTAACACCAGTTCCTGGACATTGCAGACATAGCCCTGATCCCACACCTGAACCCATGCCCTACAGGACGCAGCACTGAGGCTCTCAAGGCTGTTAACTCCCAGAGGTGTAGACTGACCCCAGAGGTCTGCCTGGCACTTTACGCTCACTCAGCTACTTGAACAAACCCCACCCTTTGaatgccttggtttccccatgcA
This Ursus arctos isolate Adak ecotype North America unplaced genomic scaffold, UrsArc2.0 scaffold_5, whole genome shotgun sequence DNA region includes the following protein-coding sequences:
- the GJC2 gene encoding gap junction gamma-2 protein — protein: MTNMSWSFLTRLLEEIHNHSTFVGKVWLTVLVVFRIVLTAVGGESIYSDEQTKFTCNTRQPGCDNVCYDAFAPLSHVRFWVFQIVVISTPSVMYLGYAVHRLARASEEERRRTPRRRPGPGRRPARAPLPLPPPPHPGWPETAGLGEEEPMLGLGEEDEESGAADGLGEEAEAEDTGMAKGAGGEVKAAGAPGPGGQHDGRRRIQREGLMRVYVAQLVARAAFEVAFLVGQYLLYGFEVRPFFPCSRQPCPHVVDCFVSRPTEKTIFLLVMYVVSCLCLLLNLCEMAHLGLGSAQDAVRGRRPPPGTPGPAPRPPPCTLPAAPAGLACPPDYSLVVRAAERVRSHDQDLASLALQALREGHALGDRDSPPCPGLPAAARGPPRASAPASGSGSATSGGTGTGTGGGQARPGAKPRVGSEKGSASSREGKTTVWI